A region of Methanobacteriaceae archaeon DNA encodes the following proteins:
- a CDS encoding nitroreductase — translation MNETINNLKTRRSIRKFKDKQISDEDLQAILEAGTYAPTALGMQSPKIIVIQNPETIKEFSDWNRSYYPIDVPDDLDPFYGAKTILIVLANGKMPTFVEDGASVITTLVNAAHAVGVGSCWIHRAREEFSSEKGKALLKEWGIPEKYEGVGHVALGYPDMDLPKPRPRKEDFIHYVD, via the coding sequence ATGAACGAAACCATCAACAACCTAAAAACAAGAAGAAGTATTAGAAAATTCAAAGACAAGCAAATATCAGATGAAGACTTACAAGCCATTTTAGAAGCTGGAACCTATGCTCCAACAGCATTAGGAATGCAATCTCCTAAAATTATCGTAATTCAAAACCCAGAAACTATAAAAGAGTTTTCTGACTGGAACAGAAGCTATTATCCAATTGATGTTCCTGATGACCTTGACCCTTTTTATGGTGCAAAAACAATATTAATTGTCTTAGCAAATGGAAAAATGCCAACATTTGTTGAAGATGGGGCTAGTGTAATTACTACCCTTGTAAATGCTGCTCATGCAGTAGGTGTTGGATCATGCTGGATTCACAGAGCACGTGAAGAATTCAGTAGCGAAAAAGGAAAAGCTCTTTTAAAAGAATGGGGAATTCCTGAAAAATACGAAGGTGTGGGACACGTAGCACTTGGTTATCCGGATATGGACTTGCCTAAACCACGTCCAAGAAAAGAAGATTTCATCCACTATGTGGATTAA
- a CDS encoding MarR family winged helix-turn-helix transcriptional regulator: MALEDNEITAPFISLIHREHAKYINENVKEDGLSFGLHPLLIVIDKKDGISQEQLAEIFHLNESTVARNLKKLEEKGFIERIKDKRKKIIKTTPKGKKTAQKVINHDKIWDERLKENLTDEEYETFFKTLKKICEKLI, translated from the coding sequence ATGGCTCTTGAAGATAATGAAATAACCGCACCATTTATTTCACTAATACATAGAGAACATGCAAAATACATTAACGAAAATGTAAAAGAAGATGGGTTAAGTTTTGGCCTCCATCCTCTTTTAATTGTAATAGACAAAAAAGATGGAATAAGCCAGGAACAGCTTGCAGAAATATTTCATTTAAATGAAAGTACAGTAGCAAGAAACCTTAAAAAACTTGAAGAAAAGGGATTTATTGAAAGAATAAAAGATAAAAGAAAAAAAATAATTAAAACAACCCCTAAAGGTAAAAAAACCGCACAAAAAGTCATAAACCATGATAAAATATGGGATGAAAGACTAAAAGAAAACCTAACTGACGAAGAATATGAAACTTTCTTTAAAACCCTTAAAAAAATATGCGAGAAGTTAATATGA
- a CDS encoding MATE family efflux transporter, which produces MEKNSNIEMITGDPKKAINKLALPIIASMLLIMANNIIDSIWVAGLGAEPLAALGYVTPLFMILIGIGNGIGAGGNSLISRYIGAENHKSANNAAIHNFILGVIISIAVSAILLGLLKPLLIVMGAEAVLSYAMEYGIVIFSFSFAMLLPPIFGGAFRAEGDVKRATLPLAITAITNMCIDPIFIYTLNLGVAGAAWATVIAHIFSVGVILYWMFIKKDTYLKYNRENFKNDFGMYKDILVVGIPASLEQLILSALTIVVNLMLTLVSGPVAVAVYTAGWRIVNIGMLPAIGVGTAAISVAGVAYGSRKYENLRVTARYAVKVALIASIVVCILLYVFANQIAVIFSYSQSSAHLAPLIASFMQIMCLFILYVPFGASAGNVFQGVGKGTISFILTAFREFVLVLIFAYVLGFTLHMGEFGIYCGMLLGGGIGSLICYACIELYIKKLIRGKENGS; this is translated from the coding sequence ATGGAAAAAAATTCAAATATAGAAATGATTACAGGAGACCCTAAAAAGGCGATTAACAAATTAGCACTACCTATTATTGCAAGTATGCTTTTAATAATGGCAAACAATATTATCGACAGTATATGGGTAGCAGGACTTGGTGCAGAACCACTAGCAGCACTTGGATACGTTACACCACTATTTATGATACTTATTGGAATTGGAAACGGAATAGGAGCTGGTGGTAATTCATTAATTTCAAGATATATCGGAGCGGAAAATCATAAATCTGCAAATAACGCAGCTATTCACAACTTTATCTTAGGAGTAATAATATCAATAGCTGTTTCAGCTATTTTACTCGGATTATTAAAACCATTACTTATTGTAATGGGTGCAGAAGCTGTTTTAAGTTATGCAATGGAATATGGTATTGTTATTTTTTCATTTTCATTTGCAATGTTACTTCCACCAATCTTTGGAGGAGCATTTAGAGCAGAAGGTGATGTTAAAAGAGCAACTCTCCCATTAGCAATCACTGCAATAACAAACATGTGTATAGACCCAATTTTTATTTATACTCTTAATTTAGGGGTTGCAGGTGCTGCATGGGCAACAGTAATTGCACATATATTTTCAGTTGGAGTAATACTTTACTGGATGTTTATCAAAAAAGATACTTACCTCAAATACAACCGTGAAAACTTTAAAAATGATTTTGGAATGTATAAGGACATTTTAGTTGTAGGTATTCCTGCAAGTTTAGAGCAGTTAATCTTATCTGCATTAACCATTGTTGTAAATTTAATGCTTACACTTGTATCCGGACCAGTTGCAGTAGCTGTTTATACCGCAGGTTGGAGAATCGTAAACATTGGTATGCTTCCAGCTATTGGAGTTGGAACAGCAGCAATCTCTGTTGCAGGAGTTGCATACGGATCTAGAAAATATGAAAACTTAAGAGTTACAGCAAGATATGCAGTTAAAGTTGCATTAATAGCTTCAATAGTAGTTTGTATACTATTATACGTATTTGCAAATCAAATTGCAGTTATATTTTCATACTCCCAAAGCAGTGCTCATTTAGCGCCTTTAATTGCAAGTTTCATGCAGATTATGTGTTTATTCATTTTGTATGTTCCATTTGGGGCAAGTGCAGGAAATGTATTCCAGGGTGTTGGAAAAGGAACAATATCATTTATCTTAACAGCATTTAGGGAATTCGTATTAGTGTTAATCTTTGCATATGTACTTGGATTTACACTCCACATGGGAGAATTTGGAATATACTGCGGAATGCTTTTAGGTGGAGGAATTGGATCTTTAATCTGTTATGCATGTATTGAGCTATATATTAAAAAGTTAATAAGAGGAAAAGAAAATGGCTCTTGA